Proteins co-encoded in one Acidobacteriota bacterium genomic window:
- a CDS encoding ABC transporter ATP-binding protein, with protein MTKDGENILTVDGLKTYFSTEDGVVKAVDGISFELKKGETLGIVGESGSGKSVTNLSIMRLIQEPPGKIAGGRVIFDGVDVLQLPMDAVRKLRGKRIAMIFQDPMTSLNPFMKISRQLMEVTELHLGHTKQQAREHAIKMLKMVGISDAESRMDSYPHEFSGGMRQRVMIAMGLSCDPELLIADEPTTALDVTIQAQILELIKDLRTRMGTSVILITHDLGVVAGMTDKIIVMYAGKVFEQAPTLELFDRPANPYTKGLLRSVPDPLHEHGEPLYQIPGLPPDVANLPPGCPFAERCDRAQDICRSEFPPFVEINVNHRSLCHFAKEVFEESL; from the coding sequence ATGACGAAAGACGGCGAAAACATATTGACCGTGGATGGCCTGAAGACGTACTTCTCGACTGAGGATGGCGTGGTGAAGGCCGTTGACGGCATCTCGTTCGAGCTGAAAAAGGGCGAAACGCTCGGCATCGTCGGCGAATCGGGCAGCGGGAAATCGGTGACGAATCTCTCGATCATGCGGCTCATTCAGGAACCGCCGGGCAAGATCGCCGGCGGCCGTGTGATATTTGACGGCGTTGATGTGCTGCAATTGCCGATGGACGCAGTGCGAAAGCTTCGCGGCAAACGGATCGCGATGATCTTTCAGGACCCGATGACGTCGCTCAATCCGTTCATGAAGATCTCGCGGCAACTGATGGAGGTCACGGAGCTTCACCTCGGCCACACAAAACAGCAGGCACGCGAACACGCCATAAAGATGCTCAAAATGGTCGGCATCTCAGACGCCGAATCGCGCATGGACAGCTATCCGCACGAATTCTCAGGCGGTATGCGCCAGCGCGTGATGATCGCAATGGGCCTGAGCTGCGATCCCGAATTACTCATCGCCGACGAACCGACGACCGCACTCGATGTCACCATCCAGGCACAGATCCTGGAACTGATCAAAGATCTACGAACCCGAATGGGCACGAGTGTCATCCTGATCACCCACGACCTGGGTGTTGTGGCAGGAATGACGGACAAGATCATCGTTATGTATGCCGGCAAGGTCTTCGAACAAGCTCCGACGCTCGAACTTTTCGACCGGCCGGCAAATCCGTACACAAAAGGCTTACTCCGTTCTGTTCCGGATCCGCTCCACGAGCACGGCGAGCCGCTGTATCAGATCCCCGGTTTGCCGCCGGATGTTGCCAATTTACCTCCTGGCTGTCCGTTCGCCGAGCGGTGCGACCGGGCGCAGGACATTTGCCGCAGCGAGTTTCCGCCGTTCGTCGAGATAAACGTGAACCATCGCTCGCTTTGCCATTTTGCTAAGGAAGTTTTTGAGGAGTCGCTATGA
- a CDS encoding ATP-binding cassette domain-containing protein: MAEQNDNLISIRDLKVHYRSGGGLFSAAKTVKAVDGVSLDIRRGETLGLVGESGCGKSTLGKAILRLTEPTGGKVIYNSQDLAHLPRSAMREQRKHLQMIFQDPYASLNPRRTVGGIIGEPIRTFGLANGRSVDAMVQDLMETVGLSRRFAKRYPHEFSGGQRQRIGIARALAVDPEFIIADEPISALDVSIQAQIMNLMQRLQAEKGLTYLFISHDLRAIRHLSDRVAVMYLGRIVELADGKDIYRDPLMPYTKALISAVPVPDPEVEAKRERIILKGDVPSPIDPPAGCHFHTRCQYAIPECKTISPQLVEIKPRHQAACIRISATHPNIEENAAAGLAQFSCDSEEFSLQQHV, encoded by the coding sequence ATGGCCGAACAAAACGACAACCTTATCTCGATCCGGGATCTGAAGGTCCACTACCGTTCAGGCGGCGGGTTGTTCAGCGCCGCGAAAACGGTCAAGGCGGTCGATGGAGTTTCGCTCGATATCAGAAGAGGCGAGACACTCGGCCTCGTCGGTGAATCGGGCTGCGGGAAATCGACTCTTGGAAAGGCTATTTTAAGGCTCACCGAACCGACCGGCGGCAAGGTGATCTACAACAGCCAGGATCTCGCGCACTTGCCCAGATCAGCGATGCGCGAGCAGCGAAAACATTTGCAGATGATCTTTCAAGATCCGTACGCGAGCCTCAATCCGCGAAGGACGGTGGGCGGCATTATCGGCGAGCCGATACGCACTTTCGGCCTTGCGAACGGTAGATCGGTCGATGCGATGGTTCAGGATCTAATGGAAACGGTGGGACTGAGCCGACGGTTCGCGAAACGCTATCCGCATGAATTCTCAGGCGGCCAGCGTCAGCGTATCGGCATTGCAAGGGCACTCGCGGTCGATCCCGAATTTATAATCGCCGATGAACCGATCTCAGCTCTCGATGTCTCGATCCAGGCCCAGATCATGAACCTGATGCAGCGTCTGCAGGCGGAAAAAGGGCTGACGTATCTTTTTATTTCGCACGACCTCCGCGCTATCCGCCACCTCTCGGACCGCGTAGCCGTGATGTATCTCGGCCGCATCGTCGAACTCGCCGACGGCAAAGACATATACCGTGACCCGCTGATGCCGTATACCAAAGCCCTGATCTCAGCCGTACCTGTCCCCGACCCGGAGGTGGAGGCAAAACGCGAGCGTATCATTCTGAAAGGCGATGTCCCTTCACCGATCGACCCGCCTGCGGGCTGCCATTTCCACACCCGCTGCCAATACGCCATCCCCGAATGCAAAACGATATCGCCGCAACTGGTCGAGATCAAACCGCGCCACCAGGCTGCCTGCATCCGCATCAGCGCGACGCACCCAAATATCGAGGAAAATGCTGCGGCCGGTTTGGCGCAATTTAGTTGCGATTCGGAAGAGTTTTCACTCCAACAACACGTTTGA
- a CDS encoding PA2169 family four-helix-bundle protein, which produces MTGGYAETSSTDTNGDTISILNGLIQTCRDGQEGFKVAAEGIERSELKTVFYEFSQQRADFVGVLQELVRSLGGDPENSGSVSAALHRGWMDIKSLVTGKDEEAILNECERGEDYAKDAYAEALKTALPANINDVLVQQSQAVFAAHNRIKALRNAESQKAATPGSF; this is translated from the coding sequence ATGACCGGAGGTTATGCAGAAACATCTAGCACCGATACGAATGGTGACACGATCTCAATCCTGAACGGCTTGATCCAGACATGCCGCGACGGGCAGGAAGGATTCAAGGTCGCTGCCGAAGGCATAGAGCGATCGGAGCTGAAAACGGTTTTCTACGAATTCTCGCAGCAGCGTGCTGATTTCGTCGGCGTTCTCCAAGAGCTTGTCCGTTCGCTCGGCGGGGATCCGGAAAACAGCGGCAGCGTTTCCGCGGCTTTGCATCGCGGATGGATGGATATCAAATCCCTCGTTACGGGCAAGGATGAGGAGGCTATCCTCAACGAATGCGAACGTGGCGAAGATTACGCCAAGGACGCGTATGCCGAGGCCCTGAAAACGGCCTTACCGGCCAACATCAACGACGTCTTGGTCCAGCAGTCACAAGCCGTATTCGCGGCTCACAACCGGATAAAGGCTCTAAGAAATGCTGAAAGCCAAAAGGCTGCAACGCCAGGCTCTTTCTAA
- a CDS encoding diguanylate cyclase, whose translation MQQGISDKAAIDRLADKNGIAVALVDQASTEIYVANNNSICRSLNPAGKFNTHCKAFCGTAFEEASEVGATVSFTCHAGLECRVVPVDDEGVPLVAIIGRTFIKAENYRRATTRAISGDWKDHSPAEFFENVLLAGSASVLDKAAAEIEVLMPRTLRVEAVEPELAETPEPSHTRPENTVQPIIEAKNIEPPRPKPVSAQSNIVARFNRELGLVPTPQKAVQQSVEKKSVDDEPFLEIRQATESQTEPAPVNSEPEIEAIVEEKPRSNEKRAAEARAWRSFFGSLLKVDYPKAADSILEFIAIQYGLSATVWLEKNDKRLENAAAYGEMKNRKVRLGIASDDHRLIEAAQKEMPLEINEKPKEGAEAKPRTMYLFPIGLGGEISAAIAILENIEEEKVKRHIARICQSIAPQLEILRLRSQVARGESLSTAVRRFSESLKNIDADDLWLKLTQNAAEMLGAERASLMILDERSQSLQLMALIGGLGRPGKDEVVGARVARLVFDKNKPIIVPDVAKTGLPPAGASRNYKTASFISCPLSISGRTIGVMSFADRVTGKPFDRGSLNLFNAIAPQLAVAIDRASLKEKAGEFEQLSVTDALTGLLNRRYIEARLMEEVKRSNRHGFPMSFMMIDVDHFKSYNDQFGHPAGDEALKLVGHVIRETLRGADVAARYGGEEFSILLPQTTGEEAGAIAERIRSNIAETRFPHRRVTISIGIASCSADLCSAIDLVKAADKALYEAKKRGRNRVLPFEKLDF comes from the coding sequence GTGCAGCAGGGAATATCGGACAAAGCAGCAATAGATCGACTGGCTGACAAAAACGGCATCGCGGTGGCCCTTGTCGATCAGGCCTCGACCGAGATCTATGTTGCGAACAATAACTCGATCTGTCGCAGTCTCAATCCGGCCGGGAAATTCAACACGCATTGCAAAGCATTTTGCGGCACCGCGTTCGAAGAGGCATCAGAGGTCGGTGCGACTGTTTCATTCACGTGCCACGCAGGGCTGGAATGCCGCGTTGTGCCCGTCGATGACGAAGGCGTTCCACTGGTCGCAATAATCGGGCGTACCTTTATAAAAGCCGAAAATTACCGGCGGGCTACCACGCGGGCGATATCTGGCGACTGGAAAGATCATTCTCCGGCTGAGTTTTTTGAGAATGTTCTGCTCGCCGGTTCTGCGTCCGTACTCGACAAAGCTGCCGCCGAGATCGAGGTCCTGATGCCAAGAACGTTACGTGTTGAAGCTGTGGAACCTGAGTTAGCAGAAACACCGGAACCAAGCCATACGCGTCCAGAAAATACCGTTCAGCCGATAATCGAGGCAAAAAACATCGAGCCGCCACGGCCAAAACCTGTTTCGGCTCAATCAAATATCGTTGCCCGATTCAACCGCGAACTCGGCCTCGTACCGACGCCCCAAAAGGCTGTTCAGCAATCGGTTGAAAAGAAAAGTGTGGATGACGAGCCGTTTCTTGAGATCAGGCAAGCTACTGAATCCCAAACCGAGCCCGCACCCGTCAACAGTGAACCAGAAATAGAGGCCATCGTTGAGGAAAAACCAAGATCTAATGAAAAGCGTGCTGCTGAAGCTCGTGCGTGGCGCTCTTTCTTTGGGTCGCTTTTAAAGGTCGACTATCCGAAGGCGGCGGATTCGATCCTTGAATTTATCGCAATTCAATATGGTCTCTCAGCCACCGTTTGGCTCGAAAAAAACGACAAACGCCTTGAAAACGCCGCAGCATACGGCGAAATGAAAAACCGCAAGGTTCGGCTTGGTATTGCTTCGGACGACCATCGTTTGATCGAAGCGGCTCAGAAAGAAATGCCGCTTGAGATCAACGAGAAGCCTAAAGAAGGAGCCGAAGCGAAGCCGCGGACGATGTACCTTTTCCCGATCGGCCTCGGCGGCGAGATATCGGCCGCGATAGCGATCCTCGAAAACATCGAGGAGGAAAAAGTAAAACGCCATATCGCGCGTATTTGCCAGTCGATCGCTCCGCAGCTTGAGATCCTGCGGCTCCGCAGCCAGGTCGCACGCGGCGAATCGCTCTCGACGGCTGTTCGAAGATTCAGCGAAAGCCTGAAAAACATTGATGCGGACGACCTCTGGCTAAAGCTCACACAGAATGCGGCCGAGATGCTCGGGGCAGAGCGAGCGTCATTAATGATCCTCGACGAACGGTCGCAGTCGCTCCAGTTGATGGCTCTTATTGGCGGCTTGGGCCGCCCCGGCAAGGACGAGGTCGTCGGGGCTCGTGTAGCAAGGCTCGTTTTTGATAAGAATAAACCGATCATCGTTCCAGACGTCGCAAAAACTGGCTTGCCGCCGGCGGGAGCAAGCCGAAATTACAAGACCGCATCGTTCATAAGTTGTCCGCTGTCGATCTCGGGCCGTACTATCGGAGTGATGAGTTTTGCTGACAGAGTGACGGGAAAGCCTTTTGATCGGGGCTCACTCAATCTTTTCAACGCAATCGCTCCGCAGCTAGCGGTTGCCATCGATCGTGCTTCGCTGAAGGAAAAAGCGGGTGAGTTCGAACAGTTGTCTGTGACCGACGCTCTTACGGGGCTTCTAAATCGCCGATATATCGAGGCTCGCTTGATGGAAGAGGTAAAACGCTCTAATCGGCACGGATTTCCGATGAGTTTTATGATGATCGACGTCGATCATTTTAAATCTTACAACGACCAATTCGGCCATCCGGCCGGCGACGAGGCACTCAAACTCGTTGGCCACGTTATTCGCGAGACGCTGCGCGGTGCTGACGTTGCGGCCCGGTACGGCGGTGAGGAGTTTTCGATCCTGCTTCCACAGACGACCGGTGAAGAAGCTGGGGCAATTGCCGAGCGTATTCGGAGCAACATTGCCGAAACTAGATTCCCGCATCGCCGCGTTACGATAAGTATCGGTATTGCAAGTTGTTCTGCCGATCTCTGCTCCGCGATCGATCTCGTTAAAGCAGCTGATAAGGCATTGTATGAGGCGAAAAAACGAGGCCGCAATCGCGTCCTTCCATTTGAAAAACTAGACTTTTAG
- a CDS encoding ATP-binding protein, which yields MKRIFARTDQTDFVGRASHVDRLLKHARDGSGGLLLLVAPRIGTSELLRHAYDRLFIEQGETIPFYFEFRKSDRTAHNAARRFLREFLQQTVAFRRADPKIIESAPDLNEIADLAVPEDGYWVDRLVEMSVQEGLDDPSSIRNCLGAPLRAAANGARPFLLVDNLHVAKELGGGEALFDAVSGTFERASLPIVLAGRRRALFASTEFDTIPFDTFSFEEAGAFAKYLSRKSGVKMNEQTRDLVAVQLVSNAGFISSIFAAALAAGHDLNSFEHVEQVYTDEIFGGRIGCYFDDLIDELVPNAAHRSKVMWLLAENIAARSSSVPVNYWRRHLHLPDPEFEVLLDSLHQAEILNVSSDSVVLDPENIVLCDWIAGRKRLEMDREQRATVVGDTLAKNIKRAPQLLARFYRQTSSIGLRGLLTAFDGRRISGALFDYSRFKEELKGVDDERVLKLLKEDNTVIELPHIVYTAKTSAFYPKLNEKCEPERSAVGLGFRDNANRDEVAWVVVQIDSKLEAKRDVTEFWCDRLEMVAVASGFAAYQLWLIAPEGFDPEAIGVLNDRGALGSSRKQVDLLASLLNADMSPEKADSADDYEIVVPMGEDTEMIAAHTVEEIAKRHNFPTRSINQIKTALVEACINATEHSLSPDRRIHQKFSVAADKITITVTNRGVRLTDKQPNPNAPDAARRGWGLKLIKGLMDEVNINKTDDGTQITMVKYLQKAAAAGTT from the coding sequence GTGAAAAGGATATTCGCGAGAACGGATCAGACCGATTTTGTTGGTCGGGCCTCGCATGTCGATAGGCTGCTCAAGCATGCCAGAGACGGTTCAGGCGGCCTTCTTCTTCTCGTTGCACCACGCATCGGTACTTCCGAACTTCTCAGGCATGCTTACGACCGGTTGTTCATTGAGCAAGGCGAAACGATCCCGTTTTACTTTGAGTTCAGGAAAAGCGATAGAACCGCTCATAACGCCGCCAGGAGGTTTCTCCGCGAGTTCTTGCAGCAGACCGTAGCATTTCGCCGTGCCGATCCTAAAATAATCGAGTCCGCTCCTGACTTGAATGAAATTGCTGATCTGGCGGTACCTGAGGACGGATACTGGGTCGATCGGCTGGTGGAAATGTCCGTGCAGGAAGGACTTGACGACCCGAGCTCGATACGAAATTGCCTGGGTGCTCCGCTACGTGCTGCGGCAAACGGTGCGCGGCCATTCCTGTTGGTTGACAACCTGCACGTCGCTAAGGAACTGGGCGGCGGCGAGGCGTTGTTTGATGCTGTGAGCGGTACCTTTGAACGCGCATCGCTGCCAATTGTACTTGCTGGCCGTCGTCGGGCATTGTTTGCAAGTACAGAATTCGACACCATCCCGTTCGACACCTTTTCTTTTGAGGAAGCGGGAGCATTTGCTAAATATCTCTCCAGGAAGAGTGGAGTAAAGATGAACGAGCAAACCCGTGATCTCGTTGCGGTCCAACTGGTTTCTAACGCTGGTTTTATCAGCTCGATCTTTGCTGCCGCCTTGGCAGCCGGGCACGACCTGAACTCTTTTGAGCACGTCGAACAGGTTTACACGGACGAGATATTTGGTGGGCGGATCGGTTGTTATTTTGATGATTTGATCGACGAACTGGTACCGAATGCGGCCCATCGATCTAAGGTCATGTGGCTTTTGGCGGAGAATATTGCCGCGCGGAGCAGCAGCGTACCCGTAAATTACTGGAGACGGCATCTGCATTTGCCAGATCCGGAATTTGAGGTTCTGCTGGATTCACTTCACCAAGCCGAAATTCTAAATGTCAGCTCCGATTCGGTGGTGCTCGACCCGGAAAACATCGTCCTTTGCGACTGGATCGCCGGACGGAAACGTCTGGAGATGGATCGCGAACAGCGGGCGACAGTTGTCGGTGATACTCTCGCGAAAAATATAAAGCGGGCGCCTCAGCTTTTGGCCCGGTTTTATCGCCAAACCTCGTCGATCGGCCTTCGTGGGTTGCTGACTGCATTTGACGGACGGCGCATATCCGGGGCATTGTTCGATTACTCGCGATTCAAGGAAGAACTCAAAGGAGTTGATGACGAGCGAGTCCTGAAATTGTTGAAAGAGGACAATACGGTCATCGAGTTGCCGCACATCGTCTACACAGCGAAAACGTCGGCATTTTACCCGAAACTCAACGAAAAGTGCGAGCCAGAGCGTTCGGCGGTCGGACTTGGGTTCCGTGACAACGCCAATAGAGACGAAGTTGCGTGGGTGGTCGTCCAGATCGATTCAAAACTCGAAGCGAAGCGCGATGTCACAGAATTTTGGTGTGATCGGCTCGAAATGGTAGCGGTAGCCTCCGGTTTTGCTGCGTACCAACTTTGGCTGATCGCTCCGGAAGGATTCGATCCCGAAGCTATCGGTGTCCTTAACGATCGCGGGGCACTAGGATCGAGCCGCAAGCAGGTTGACCTCTTAGCTTCGCTCCTCAATGCGGATATGTCGCCGGAAAAGGCCGATTCTGCCGACGATTACGAGATCGTCGTGCCCATGGGTGAGGATACAGAAATGATCGCAGCCCATACCGTCGAAGAGATCGCGAAACGGCACAACTTTCCTACCAGATCGATCAATCAGATCAAGACCGCACTTGTCGAGGCTTGCATAAACGCCACAGAACATTCACTTAGTCCTGACCGCCGAATTCATCAAAAATTCTCAGTCGCCGCCGACAAGATCACGATCACCGTCACAAACCGTGGTGTTCGGCTTACCGATAAACAGCCTAACCCAAATGCCCCGGACGCGGCCCGGCGAGGGTGGGGACTGAAACTTATTAAGGGCTTGATGGATGAGGTCAATATCAATAAAACTGACGATGGAACCCAGATCACCATGGTCAAGTACCTGCAAAAAGCCGCGGCTGCCGGGACCACGTAA
- a CDS encoding D-alanyl-D-alanine carboxypeptidase, which translates to MKRPAENILRSLLVALLPFVLTAVSVGQSKSPLLQDIQVKNENYSASQSNQVIPTPTPLVSKTGSSTAVPMGGMRTLFPALAEVQPPGYSGILVESLDGNVVVESNSNFTFNPASNVKIATTYAVLKTFGPEFRFMTNVYTDGAIDRNTGTLNGNLYVSGKDPMFGYQHAVTLAYELNRLGVRTVSGDLIVTDNFVMNYSGSSLVSAQTLASTMDMSKRNAAATKLWLNHLSYSGKFNQVNFVPGVTFTGSTYVQPIPSNLNLLFTHESTQLREILKATMCYSNNFLAEKLGDLVGGPFAVARLVQLNAGVQPQEFSIATSSGLGYNRVTPNAMMKLLRSLRNDLARYKMTFADIMPVAGIDKGTLEGRFDADFARGSVVGKTGTLPNTDGGVSALAGEVNTRNGRLLFVIFNMRGGVAKFRSFQNGFVSLVQGQFGGAMPMTYDVISLDTRLARTRVSYPTGYAYGN; encoded by the coding sequence ATGAAAAGGCCTGCCGAAAATATTCTTCGATCATTACTTGTCGCTCTACTTCCGTTTGTTTTGACAGCCGTGAGCGTTGGTCAATCCAAATCGCCGCTGCTGCAGGATATTCAGGTAAAGAACGAGAATTACTCGGCCAGTCAGTCGAATCAAGTAATTCCTACACCGACGCCTCTGGTTTCGAAAACCGGCAGTTCGACAGCAGTTCCGATGGGTGGAATGCGAACGCTGTTTCCGGCTCTGGCCGAGGTGCAGCCTCCGGGATATTCCGGTATTTTAGTCGAATCGCTTGACGGGAACGTCGTGGTCGAGAGCAACTCGAACTTTACCTTCAATCCGGCGTCAAATGTAAAGATCGCAACCACATACGCGGTTCTTAAGACTTTTGGCCCGGAGTTTCGGTTCATGACCAACGTCTATACAGATGGCGCGATCGATCGCAATACAGGCACACTGAACGGCAACCTTTATGTATCGGGCAAAGACCCGATGTTTGGATACCAGCATGCTGTTACGTTGGCTTATGAGCTAAATCGGCTAGGTGTTCGAACCGTATCGGGCGACCTTATCGTGACGGATAATTTCGTGATGAACTACTCCGGCTCGTCGCTCGTTTCTGCCCAAACACTGGCTTCGACGATGGACATGTCGAAGCGCAACGCTGCTGCAACTAAGCTTTGGCTGAACCATTTGTCGTATTCCGGCAAGTTTAATCAGGTCAATTTCGTCCCGGGCGTAACTTTTACGGGTTCGACATATGTCCAGCCAATACCTAGCAATCTAAATCTGCTATTTACCCATGAGTCCACACAGCTTCGCGAGATACTTAAGGCGACGATGTGTTACTCAAATAATTTCCTGGCTGAGAAATTAGGTGACCTTGTCGGTGGTCCATTTGCGGTGGCCCGGCTCGTTCAGCTAAATGCCGGTGTCCAACCGCAGGAATTCTCGATCGCAACGTCGAGCGGCCTTGGGTACAACCGTGTGACGCCTAACGCGATGATGAAGTTGCTGCGTTCGCTTAGGAATGACTTAGCACGCTACAAAATGACGTTTGCCGATATCATGCCGGTAGCCGGGATCGATAAGGGAACGCTCGAAGGAAGATTTGACGCGGATTTTGCCCGCGGCAGCGTTGTTGGTAAAACCGGCACGCTTCCCAACACAGACGGCGGTGTCAGCGCCTTGGCTGGTGAGGTCAACACTCGGAATGGCCGGCTGCTGTTCGTTATCTTTAACATGCGAGGCGGCGTTGCCAAATTCCGGAGCTTCCAGAACGGATTTGTATCGCTCGTGCAGGGCCAATTTGGCGGAGCGATGCCGATGACCTACGATGTGATCTCACTCGATACGAGGCTCGCGCGAACTCGGGTCAGCTATCCGACGGGTTACGCGTACGGCAACTAG
- the murJ gene encoding murein biosynthesis integral membrane protein MurJ: MSDNNTNTPAPESEGMTETPESLAEPAAIDEAETKPATKQTSVARSAGIVSIAVMFSRVLGLLREVIFAKYFGAGFLYDAYVVAFRIPNVLRDLFAEGALSVAFVKVFTDYQINKGEKEAWRLASLVLNLLAVVMSVICIVGIIFSKQFVGLIADGFSPEKAALATTLSQIMFPFIMLVALAALAMGVLNTKGVFGVPASASTVFNIVSIIVGLGVAYWLSGGGWTESNDKTAIPDFASQWAIIGMAIGTLLGGAAQFLMQIPSLIRVGFRFTPILSFADEGVRKVMALMGPAIIGTSAVQVNVMINTYFVAGIDGANSWLSYSFRLMQLPIGVFGVAVGTAAIPVMSRLASEGKIKDLRDTISSSMNLVFLLTLPSACGLIILGEPIVRMIYERGKFDAMDTSMTAAALAGYSVGLTGYAAIKILSPAFYALNDAKTPMIIALASIGVNLIGSYFLREWLSNYGVTPETPRGYGHVGVALATSIVALVNFFALALILRGRIKRLNGRNIIFSFLKIAAASAVMSVAAYASYHALLGHYGSATLVLRIVEAFVPIAAGAVSFVIAAKLLKVTELEQAVGTIRRKFAR; this comes from the coding sequence ATGAGCGACAACAATACAAACACGCCGGCACCTGAGTCAGAGGGGATGACCGAAACTCCCGAATCGCTTGCCGAACCAGCGGCGATAGATGAGGCCGAAACCAAACCCGCGACAAAACAAACCAGCGTAGCCCGCTCTGCCGGTATCGTCTCGATCGCGGTCATGTTCTCGCGCGTTTTGGGTTTACTGCGTGAGGTCATCTTTGCCAAGTATTTTGGTGCCGGGTTTTTATATGACGCCTATGTCGTGGCGTTTCGTATCCCAAATGTCCTTCGCGACCTGTTTGCCGAGGGAGCTTTGTCAGTTGCTTTCGTTAAGGTTTTTACCGATTACCAGATAAACAAGGGCGAAAAAGAAGCCTGGCGGCTCGCGAGCCTGGTGCTCAATCTGCTTGCGGTCGTGATGAGCGTGATCTGCATCGTCGGCATCATATTTTCGAAGCAGTTCGTGGGGCTGATCGCAGATGGCTTCTCGCCTGAGAAAGCCGCACTTGCGACGACGCTGTCGCAGATAATGTTCCCGTTCATAATGCTGGTCGCTCTGGCGGCCCTGGCGATGGGGGTTTTGAATACTAAAGGCGTTTTTGGGGTTCCGGCTTCGGCCTCTACGGTTTTCAATATTGTCTCGATAATTGTGGGGCTCGGTGTAGCTTACTGGCTGAGCGGCGGTGGTTGGACCGAGTCAAATGACAAGACCGCTATCCCGGACTTCGCATCGCAATGGGCAATTATCGGGATGGCGATCGGAACTTTACTTGGCGGAGCTGCGCAGTTTTTGATGCAAATACCGTCGCTGATCCGCGTTGGCTTTCGCTTTACCCCGATACTCAGCTTTGCAGACGAAGGCGTTCGCAAGGTAATGGCCTTGATGGGGCCTGCGATAATCGGCACGTCGGCCGTTCAGGTAAACGTGATGATAAACACGTATTTCGTTGCTGGGATAGATGGGGCAAATAGCTGGCTCAGCTACTCGTTCCGGCTGATGCAGCTGCCGATCGGCGTTTTCGGAGTGGCTGTAGGAACGGCGGCAATTCCGGTGATGTCGCGTCTCGCGAGTGAAGGGAAAATTAAGGACCTTCGCGATACGATCTCTTCGTCGATGAATCTGGTCTTTCTGCTCACGCTGCCGTCGGCATGCGGGCTAATAATTCTGGGCGAGCCGATCGTTCGGATGATCTATGAACGCGGGAAATTCGACGCGATGGACACTAGTATGACGGCTGCCGCGCTGGCCGGGTACTCTGTCGGCCTTACGGGTTATGCCGCGATCAAGATCCTGTCGCCCGCTTTCTACGCCCTGAACGACGCCAAGACGCCGATGATCATAGCTCTCGCGTCGATCGGCGTTAACCTTATTGGTTCCTACTTCCTTCGCGAATGGCTCTCGAATTACGGCGTCACGCCCGAAACGCCGCGTGGATACGGCCATGTCGGCGTTGCCTTGGCCACGTCGATCGTTGCTCTCGTTAATTTCTTTGCCCTCGCATTGATCTTGCGTGGCCGCATAAAGCGGCTCAATGGCCGCAACATTATCTTTTCGTTCCTAAAGATCGCGGCTGCATCAGCAGTAATGTCCGTTGCTGCGTACGCGAGCTATCACGCTCTGCTCGGCCATTACGGCTCGGCGACGCTCGTGCTCAGAATAGTCGAGGCCTTCGTTCCGATCGCTGCGGGTGCGGTCTCATTCGTGATCGCGGCAAAACTATTGAAAGTAACGGAACTGGAGCAAGCCGTTGGGACGATTCGAAGAAAATTTGCCAGATAA
- a CDS encoding gamma carbonic anhydrase family protein has protein sequence MIKPFNSIHPKIHETAFVTDDSVIIGDVEIGEDASVWYGSVLRGDVNYIRVGARTNVQDMTMIHVSSKGLPTILEENITIGHRVTLHACYVESGCLIGMGAIIMDGARIGRNSLVGAGALITPGTQIPPNSLVVGSPARVKRELTADELAMLEKSWRNYVELKDQYS, from the coding sequence ATGATAAAACCCTTTAATTCCATTCACCCAAAGATCCACGAAACCGCCTTCGTGACCGACGATTCCGTCATAATCGGTGACGTTGAGATCGGTGAGGATGCGAGCGTTTGGTATGGGTCGGTGCTTCGCGGGGATGTGAATTATATTCGCGTCGGGGCACGGACTAATGTGCAGGACATGACGATGATCCATGTCAGCTCCAAAGGTTTGCCGACCATCCTCGAAGAGAACATCACCATCGGTCACCGTGTCACGCTGCACGCGTGCTATGTCGAGAGCGGTTGTCTAATTGGCATGGGAGCGATAATCATGGACGGGGCACGGATCGGCCGCAATTCGCTCGTCGGAGCGGGAGCGTTGATAACACCGGGCACGCAAATACCGCCAAATTCTCTCGTCGTCGGCTCGCCCGCCAGAGTAAAACGTGAACTCACTGCCGACGAACTCGCGATGCTGGAAAAGTCGTGGCGAAACTACGTTGAACTTAAAGATCAGTACTCCTGA